A stretch of the Bubalus kerabau isolate K-KA32 ecotype Philippines breed swamp buffalo chromosome 11, PCC_UOA_SB_1v2, whole genome shotgun sequence genome encodes the following:
- the LOC129622323 gene encoding CLAVATA3/ESR (CLE)-related protein 4A-1-like: MESPGCLCPLSEDVLAVETEEEPYVREMVQHLHHQITTSSPQHQLHQSHGTHNPTTIARSLPPSPDHHHHHQITATIARSPPPSPDHRHHHQITATIARSPPPSPDHHHHHQITATIARSPPPSPDHRHHRQITATISRSPPPSPDHCHHHQITATITRSPPHHHSISSTIAMAHTTPPPSPDHRHHRQITATISRSPPPSPDHRHHLQITATITRSLPPSPDHRHHLQITATIARSPPPSPDHQHHRQITSTIARSPPTL, from the coding sequence ATGGTGCAACACCTCCATCACCAGATCACCACCTCATCACCACAGCATCAGCTCCACCAAAGCCATGGCACACACAACCCCACCACCATCGCCAGatcactgccaccatcaccagatcaccaccaccatcaccagatCACCGCCACCATCGCCAGATCACCGCCACCATCACCAGATCACCGCCACCATCACCAGATCACCGCCACCATCGCCAGATCACCTCCACCATCTCCagatcaccaccaccatcaccagatCACCGCCACCATCGCCAGATCACCGCCACCATCACCAGATCACCGCCACCATCGCCAGATCACCGCCACCATCTCCAGATCACCGCCACCATCACCAGatcactgccaccatcaccaGATCACCGCCACCATCACCAGATCACCACCTCATCACCACAGCATCAGCTCCACCATAGCCATGGCACACACAACCCCACCACCATCGCCAGATCACCGCCACCATCGCCAGATCACCGCCACCATCTCCagatcaccaccaccatcaccagatCACCGCCACCATCTCCAGATCACCGCCACCATCACCAGatcactgccaccatcaccaGATCACCGCCACCATCTCCAGATCACCGCCACCATCGCCAGATCACCGCCACCATCGCCAGATCACCAGCACCATCGCCAGATCACCAGCACCATCGCCAGATCACCGCCGACACTGTGA